The Amycolatopsis umgeniensis DNA segment TGGCGATCGGCACCGATCCGGGAGCGCTCGACCCGGCGATGACCGTGCTCGCGGTCGCGCTCGAGATGGGCCGCTACCTGTACGACAGCCTGGTCAACCTCGACGAGACCGGCAAACCGATCCCGGGTCTCGCCGAGAAGTTCGAGGCCACCACGACCACGGCGTCCTTCACCCTGCGGAACGGGATCACCTGCGACGACGGCAGCCCGCTGACCGCGAGCGGTGTCGCGGCGAACATCAACTTCGTCGGCGACCCCGCCAACAAGTCCCCGATGTCCGGGCTCACCGTCGCGCCGGGGACCAAGGCGACTGCCGACGACGCGGCGCGGACGATCACGCTCACCAGCGGGTCGCCGGACGCGTTCCTGCTGCGCAACCTGGGCGGGATGCCGATCGTCTGCGGCAAGGGCGTGACCGACCGGTCGGCGCTGGCCAAGGGAAAGTACGGCACCGGCATGTTCACCATGACCGAAATCGTGCCGAACGACCACTACACCCTCACGCGGCGCAAGGAGTACACGTGGGGTCCGGGTGACTGGCAGCGTGAGCAGCCCGGCCTGCCGGAGAAGGTGGTCTTCCGGGTCGTCCCGAACATGACGACCACGGCGAACCTGCTGCTGTCCGGTGAATTGAACGCCGCCAGGATCGTCGGCCAGGACCAGCAGCGCCTGCGCGCCCAGAAGCTGTTCCACGGTGACCAGGTCGTGCCGATGGGCGAGATGTTCTTCAACCAGGCACCCGGCCGTGCGGGCGGTGACCAGAACGTCCGCCGCGCGCTCGTGCAGGCCCTCGACCTCGCCCAGATCGGGAAGGTGCTCACCAGCGGTTCCGGGGCACCCAGCCAGGGGATGGTCACCACCGAACCCAAGGCCTGCACCGGCGACGCGGTGAGCGGCAAGCTGCCCGCGTTCGACGTCGCCGCGGCCAAATCCGCCCTCGACACGGCGGGCTGGAAGCCGGGAGCGGACGGTGTGCGGGTCAAGGACGGCAAGCGGCTGGCGCTCACGGCCATTTACGGCACGCAGCTGGGCCCGACGATGGCGCCGGCCGCCGAACTGATGCAGCAGTCGTGGAAGGCCGCCGGTGCGGAGGTCACGCTCAAGGGCCTCGACAGCCCCGGAACCAGCCAGGTGCTCTTCAACACCGGTGAGTGGGACATCTCGCTCGCGCCGGTGACCTTGCTGCTGCCGAGTCAGGCAGGCCCGTTCGTCTCCGGGCCGAAACCGCCCGCCGGCACGAACTTCGCGCATATCGAGAACGAGCGGTACACGTCGCAGGCCGCCCAGGCGGCACAGATGCCGGGTGATTCCGGCTGCGCGACCTGGCTCGCGGCGGAATCGGCGCTCATCGAGCGGCTGGACGTCGTGCCCTACGTCAACTCGGTCATCCCGACGTTCGGCAGCAACGCGAAGTTCAAGGTCAACTTCGGCACGATCGAACCGTCGTCGATCCGGATGTACAGCTGATGACGGTCGCGCTCGCCCCGGCCGGGTTGCGCGGCAATCCCTGGCTCTC contains these protein-coding regions:
- a CDS encoding ABC transporter substrate-binding protein; this encodes MKKARLTAAIASVVALTVSACGGTSQSGEDRTANQKLTEGKTFTMAIGTDPGALDPAMTVLAVALEMGRYLYDSLVNLDETGKPIPGLAEKFEATTTTASFTLRNGITCDDGSPLTASGVAANINFVGDPANKSPMSGLTVAPGTKATADDAARTITLTSGSPDAFLLRNLGGMPIVCGKGVTDRSALAKGKYGTGMFTMTEIVPNDHYTLTRRKEYTWGPGDWQREQPGLPEKVVFRVVPNMTTTANLLLSGELNAARIVGQDQQRLRAQKLFHGDQVVPMGEMFFNQAPGRAGGDQNVRRALVQALDLAQIGKVLTSGSGAPSQGMVTTEPKACTGDAVSGKLPAFDVAAAKSALDTAGWKPGADGVRVKDGKRLALTAIYGTQLGPTMAPAAELMQQSWKAAGAEVTLKGLDSPGTSQVLFNTGEWDISLAPVTLLLPSQAGPFVSGPKPPAGTNFAHIENERYTSQAAQAAQMPGDSGCATWLAAESALIERLDVVPYVNSVIPTFGSNAKFKVNFGTIEPSSIRMYS